Part of the Natronobacterium gregoryi SP2 genome, CAGCCGGCGACTGCAACGTACGACTGAGCCGTTACACGAGCAGCAACAGGCCGATCGCTGCCGCCAGAACGCCGCCGCCGGTCCAGCGAAGGCCGGGTCTCGCCAGCCGTTTGGCGGCGACGTACTGACAGGAGTCTGCGACGACGAACGCTGGCGTCTCCGGCCCGTCCTCGATCACCGCACCGACATCTCGCATCGTCTCTCTAGCGTCGATATCGTAGTGAGACTGGCCGAAGACGTAGACGTCTTCGCCCGGGTCGAGCCGTCGTTCGTAGTAGCGTCTGTTGTTCCCGGTCGAAACCTCGACCACGCCGAGGTCGATCGATCGGTTCTCGGACTCGAGTTCCGACTCCGTTTCGAGGAACTCCTCGACCTGTGTCGGTTCTTGCTCGCCCCCGTCGACACCAACCGTCACCGCTGTCGAGAGTGCGCAGTCGGCCTCTTCCGGTTCGACGCGGACGCCCGCGGTGTCGTCCTCGAGTCGGAACGGAACGGCCGCGGCTCCCTCAGCGACGGTGTTCCACGAGGACCCGTTTCCGCTTGACTGGTGCTCTTCGACCTCGTACTCGTAGACGAGACAGTCCGTGCCCGTCAGCGGTGACGAGATGGTCTCTTCCGCAGCAGTCGCTGTCCCCT contains:
- a CDS encoding GIDE domain-containing protein; this encodes MPGALFVLIGVALVAVGCWKLRPVYHVYSGGIDDVVSVERAETPVELEGTATAAEETISSPLTGTDCLVYEYEVEEHQSSGNGSSWNTVAEGAAAVPFRLEDDTAGVRVEPEEADCALSTAVTVGVDGGEQEPTQVEEFLETESELESENRSIDLGVVEVSTGNNRRYYERRLDPGEDVYVFGQSHYDIDARETMRDVGAVIEDGPETPAFVVADSCQYVAAKRLARPGLRWTGGGVLAAAIGLLLLV